In the genome of bacterium, one region contains:
- a CDS encoding formylglycine-generating enzyme family protein, whose protein sequence is MRRFFPAFMMILIVLFLSCSKKSPLKSTETDEQYGSVSIKLVFPDEHAAKAASTEEKTTHALVFVYDSFHSLIGGEVFSYDGIQISKTFRIRAQSGITVKVMGFDNIWSISYMGKTPGITVVPDQTTSVTVAMKKHGYVAVPAGSFQMGSDSGETDEKPVHTVTLDAFIIGTTEVTQVQWKNIMLTNPSRFNLDMTCPVDSISWEDALKFCNQVSIIAGLEPCYDEESWNCDYTRNGYRLPTEAEWEYACRAGTITSYNTGDTEQDLDNAGWYTLNCRVSTWPVAGKEPNAWGLYDMHGNVSEFCYDIYSDTYYGSSPGVNPTGPETRRRSTIVRGGNWMSDAYTCRSSARSRCNEGAKSSGIGLRIVRNGNL, encoded by the coding sequence ATGCGCAGATTTTTTCCGGCATTCATGATGATTTTAATCGTACTCTTCCTTTCGTGCAGTAAAAAAAGTCCGCTCAAGTCTACTGAGACGGACGAACAATACGGCTCGGTGAGTATAAAGCTTGTTTTCCCCGATGAGCATGCCGCAAAAGCAGCCTCGACTGAAGAAAAAACGACACACGCGCTTGTTTTCGTGTACGATAGTTTTCACTCGCTCATCGGCGGCGAGGTATTCTCGTATGATGGGATACAGATATCAAAAACATTCCGGATAAGGGCGCAGAGCGGGATAACGGTGAAAGTCATGGGATTCGATAACATCTGGTCGATTTCCTATATGGGGAAAACACCCGGTATCACTGTTGTTCCCGATCAGACCACATCCGTAACCGTTGCCATGAAAAAGCATGGGTATGTGGCGGTTCCCGCCGGCAGCTTTCAGATGGGTTCGGATTCCGGCGAAACCGATGAAAAACCGGTTCATACCGTCACCCTCGATGCCTTCATAATTGGTACCACGGAAGTTACGCAGGTACAGTGGAAAAACATCATGCTCACAAATCCCTCACGGTTTAATCTCGATATGACCTGTCCCGTCGACAGCATTTCATGGGAAGATGCGCTGAAATTCTGCAACCAGGTGAGCATAATCGCGGGTCTGGAGCCATGCTATGACGAGGAATCATGGAACTGCGATTACACCAGAAACGGTTACCGGCTGCCCACAGAGGCCGAGTGGGAGTACGCATGCCGTGCGGGGACGATAACCAGTTACAATACGGGAGACACGGAACAGGACCTCGACAATGCGGGATGGTATACCCTTAACTGCAGAGTATCGACATGGCCGGTCGCAGGAAAAGAACCGAATGCATGGGGTCTGTATGATATGCATGGCAATGTTTCCGAATTCTGTTACGACATTTACAGTGATACTTACTATGGTTCCAGTCCCGGGGTAAATCCCACGGGTCCCGAAACCCGGAGAAGATCCACAATCGTTCGCGGGGGAAACTGGATGAGCGATGCATATACATGCCGGTCTTCTGCGCGGTCACGCTGCAATGAGGGAGCAAAATCCAGCGGTATCGGACTCAGGATTGTCCGAAACGGAAATCTCTGA
- a CDS encoding caspase family protein: MPMRLWFFLLCAILMPFRSGAFAEIIFSKSALIPVSLVHQKPVLGVTVSFSDPDRYMDAGQEAQVVVEITNMGRGKAYDVKGYISGGPLNGIVLEQSSVAGTIPPGGKKLLTFSSSAPDSITDRIIPLRLAITEKYGYSPAVVDIALSCRAKNNSRNSTPTTIRTTMNRISIDDAVPSTGCVNPDGVAVVIGNCDYDPASFGSNAYAINDARTVREYLVRVFGYDPDRILFYQNATADDFREVFGTVKSAGIMTQYIKPDTSDVFIYYCGFGAVDQKTGIPCLIPVDSAYAPENLQESGCSLELLLNNLAVLKPRSVTLVIDTAFSDTGNQGTAGTDIDGYADRFGNMALFMAASPGERSGRYHESMHGLFTYVFLDSARNLAMEGKTAIFAGDLFKNVADEKIGVPGLSQVIFNAHVQHPRFTGNAELILAGAK, from the coding sequence ATGCCGATGCGATTGTGGTTTTTTCTTCTCTGCGCCATTCTGATGCCCTTCCGTTCCGGGGCGTTCGCTGAAATCATATTCAGCAAATCGGCTCTCATTCCGGTTTCCCTTGTTCATCAGAAACCTGTGCTCGGTGTAACGGTTAGTTTCAGCGATCCCGACCGTTACATGGATGCCGGGCAGGAAGCACAGGTTGTCGTAGAGATTACCAACATGGGCAGAGGGAAGGCATACGATGTGAAAGGATATATTTCGGGGGGGCCGCTGAACGGAATCGTGCTCGAACAGTCCTCAGTGGCCGGAACCATTCCTCCGGGCGGGAAAAAACTGTTGACCTTCTCGTCAAGTGCGCCCGATTCCATAACCGACCGCATCATACCTCTGCGACTTGCAATAACCGAGAAGTACGGTTATTCACCGGCGGTGGTCGATATCGCGCTTTCGTGCAGGGCGAAAAACAACTCCCGTAACAGTACCCCGACAACCATCCGTACTACCATGAACCGGATTTCCATAGACGATGCCGTTCCTTCTACAGGCTGTGTCAACCCCGACGGTGTCGCTGTCGTAATCGGAAATTGTGACTACGATCCCGCGTCCTTCGGATCGAACGCTTATGCGATAAACGACGCCCGGACTGTGCGGGAATATCTCGTCCGTGTTTTCGGATATGACCCCGACCGTATTCTCTTCTATCAGAATGCAACGGCTGACGATTTCCGCGAGGTTTTCGGTACCGTTAAATCGGCGGGCATCATGACGCAGTATATAAAACCGGATACATCGGATGTATTCATCTATTACTGCGGTTTCGGCGCTGTTGACCAGAAAACGGGCATACCATGTCTTATACCGGTGGACAGCGCGTACGCCCCTGAGAATCTCCAGGAAAGCGGCTGCTCTCTCGAACTCCTCCTGAACAACCTCGCCGTTTTGAAACCACGGTCGGTGACACTCGTGATCGATACTGCTTTTTCCGATACCGGAAATCAGGGTACAGCCGGAACCGATATCGACGGTTATGCGGACAGGTTCGGGAATATGGCGCTTTTTATGGCTGCCTCACCCGGAGAGAGGTCCGGCCGGTATCATGAATCCATGCATGGTCTTTTTACCTATGTTTTTCTCGATTCGGCCAGAAACCTCGCAATGGAGGGGAAAACCGCCATTTTCGCCGGGGATTTGTTCAAAAACGTGGCCGATGAAAAAATCGGGGTTCCCGGCCTGTCACAGGTCATATTCAATGCTCATGTCCAGCATCCGCGGTTCACGGGTAATGCAGAACTTATTCTTGCCGGAGCGAAATAA
- a CDS encoding sugar ABC transporter ATP-binding protein — protein sequence MKPVLRMEGITKGFSGVRVLHGVDFEVLPGEVMALMGENGAGKSTLMKILAGVHTDWEGHIHVDGREVRPASTREAEDAGIAIIYQELNLIPGLTVAENIFLGREPVRFGGVIDYGAMNDSARGILNDLHFTAPVTAPVSSLNIGNRQLVEIAKALSLNARILVMDEPTSALSEAETVILFSVVRKLRNRGVSVVYISHRMGEVFDIADRVTVLRDGSLIDVRPAGDVSRQELIRLMVGRDVDQFFVHKEAPQKNVVLNVSGLSRITGDATGKSSVRNVSFEVRRGENLGIAGLLGAGRTELLEALFGAAAPFTEGTVELDGIPRRFRNPADAIESGVVLIPEDRKGNGLVLGMTVMYNMTLAALKQAVRHGVLSRAKERQLAEGYVRDLSITASVMESPVESLSGGNQQKVMIAKWLATHPKVLLLDEPTRGIDVGAKHEIYELLSELTRQGIAIVLVSSEIQELLSLCDRIMVMREGEISAFFDREEATQEKILDAASPLA from the coding sequence ATGAAGCCGGTTCTCCGTATGGAAGGGATAACGAAGGGGTTTTCGGGCGTTCGTGTGCTCCATGGAGTCGATTTTGAGGTGCTGCCCGGAGAGGTCATGGCTCTCATGGGGGAAAACGGCGCGGGAAAATCAACGCTCATGAAGATACTTGCCGGAGTACACACCGACTGGGAGGGTCACATCCATGTCGATGGCCGTGAAGTGCGTCCCGCATCGACGAGAGAGGCGGAGGATGCCGGTATCGCCATCATATACCAGGAGCTTAACCTGATTCCCGGGCTGACAGTAGCAGAGAACATCTTTCTCGGACGGGAGCCGGTCCGTTTCGGCGGCGTAATCGATTACGGCGCCATGAACGACTCGGCCCGCGGCATCCTCAATGACCTTCATTTTACCGCTCCGGTCACCGCGCCCGTATCATCGCTCAACATCGGGAACCGCCAGCTCGTGGAGATAGCGAAAGCGCTCTCGCTCAATGCCCGTATCCTCGTCATGGATGAGCCGACATCGGCGCTTTCCGAGGCAGAGACCGTGATTCTGTTCTCGGTTGTGCGGAAGCTCAGGAATCGTGGCGTTTCGGTTGTCTATATCTCCCATCGTATGGGCGAGGTCTTCGATATTGCAGACCGTGTCACCGTGCTGCGGGACGGTTCTCTGATCGATGTGAGGCCCGCCGGTGATGTCTCCCGTCAGGAGCTCATACGGCTCATGGTCGGACGGGACGTGGACCAGTTTTTTGTCCACAAGGAGGCGCCGCAGAAAAATGTGGTGCTCAATGTCTCCGGTCTGAGCCGGATTACGGGTGATGCGACTGGAAAATCCTCCGTCAGGAATGTATCGTTCGAGGTTCGGAGAGGCGAAAACCTCGGGATTGCCGGTCTGCTTGGAGCGGGAAGAACAGAGCTGCTCGAAGCGCTGTTCGGCGCGGCGGCTCCGTTTACGGAAGGAACCGTAGAGCTCGATGGCATTCCACGGCGTTTCCGTAATCCCGCCGATGCCATAGAATCGGGAGTCGTCCTTATTCCGGAAGACCGTAAGGGAAACGGCCTCGTGCTCGGTATGACGGTAATGTACAATATGACCCTCGCGGCGCTGAAACAGGCGGTCAGGCACGGTGTTCTATCGCGGGCGAAGGAACGTCAGCTCGCGGAAGGATATGTTCGTGATCTTTCGATTACGGCAAGCGTTATGGAAAGCCCTGTCGAGTCCCTCTCGGGCGGGAATCAGCAGAAGGTGATGATTGCCAAGTGGCTGGCGACCCATCCGAAAGTGCTTCTCCTCGACGAGCCGACTCGCGGTATCGATGTCGGGGCGAAGCATGAAATTTACGAGCTTCTTTCGGAGCTCACCCGTCAGGGGATCGCCATTGTGCTGGTTTCATCGGAAATTCAGGAGCTTCTCTCGCTCTGCGACCGTATCATGGTCATGCGCGAAGGGGAAATTTCGGCATTTTTTGACCGCGAGGAGGCCACACAGGAAAAAATACTCGATGCCGCCTCGCCGCTGGCATAA
- a CDS encoding ABC transporter permease: MIQNAPLSRSYTRMLMRRLAPFMGLIVIFIAGIALNGNTFINMYNQLNVLGRVSIKALPAVGMTLVIISAGIDLSVGSMVSLSSVVCAMLLMERTWTKATSLSLPLFALMGLVLGYVGVSRLAPRVGIRGTSSAAAGWTGGIAAAAVLFVWGYSQVPSGFSTVAVLLIVPGVGAALGALNGLIISKGKIQPFIVTLGMMSAAVGLSKYIAGKGGQIHTIYYDAAGYSAAGTAHIAPKSFDILNSTIPLMGMRIFPVTGVFFLVSVLVMYFILTRLRLGRYIYAIGGNEETSRLSGINVDRVKIVTYAVSGCLAAFAGVLYCSAYTQGKADAGITWELDAIAAVVIGGTSLMGGKGSVIGTMVGVLILGYLSNILNLQEVSSEVQDILKGVIIVGAVLLQEGIIARWLRVLRKRL, translated from the coding sequence ATGATTCAGAACGCACCACTCTCACGGTCATACACACGGATGCTCATGCGGCGTCTTGCGCCGTTCATGGGCCTGATCGTAATTTTTATTGCCGGGATCGCTCTCAACGGCAATACGTTCATCAATATGTACAATCAGCTCAATGTGCTCGGAAGGGTATCGATCAAGGCGCTTCCCGCTGTCGGGATGACGCTTGTCATCATATCCGCAGGGATCGATCTTTCGGTGGGAAGCATGGTGTCGCTGTCTTCGGTCGTGTGCGCCATGCTGCTCATGGAACGAACGTGGACGAAGGCCACATCCCTGTCGCTGCCGCTGTTCGCGCTCATGGGACTCGTTCTCGGCTATGTCGGCGTTTCGCGGCTCGCGCCGAGGGTCGGGATTCGCGGGACTTCATCCGCAGCTGCGGGCTGGACCGGCGGAATCGCTGCCGCCGCTGTCCTGTTCGTGTGGGGATACTCGCAGGTGCCTTCCGGATTCTCGACAGTTGCGGTGCTTCTTATCGTTCCGGGTGTGGGAGCAGCTCTCGGAGCGCTCAACGGTCTCATCATCTCCAAGGGGAAAATCCAGCCGTTTATCGTCACCCTCGGCATGATGAGCGCCGCAGTCGGTCTTTCCAAGTATATCGCCGGCAAGGGCGGCCAGATTCATACTATCTACTATGATGCAGCAGGGTATTCCGCGGCAGGAACCGCCCACATAGCGCCGAAAAGCTTCGATATCCTCAACAGCACCATTCCGCTCATGGGCATGAGGATATTCCCGGTGACCGGCGTCTTTTTTCTCGTGTCGGTGCTCGTCATGTATTTCATACTGACACGGCTCCGGCTCGGCCGTTACATATATGCGATCGGCGGTAACGAGGAAACTTCGCGGCTGTCTGGCATTAATGTAGACAGAGTAAAAATAGTCACTTACGCTGTTTCGGGGTGCCTCGCCGCTTTTGCCGGTGTGCTCTATTGCTCGGCGTACACACAGGGGAAGGCCGATGCCGGAATAACGTGGGAGCTCGACGCCATCGCGGCGGTTGTCATCGGCGGTACGAGCCTCATGGGAGGGAAAGGGTCGGTCATTGGCACGATGGTCGGTGTCCTCATTCTCGGATATCTGAGCAACATACTCAACCTTCAGGAGGTTTCGAGCGAGGTACAGGATATTCTCAAGGGAGTCATCATCGTGGGGGCGGTGCTCCTCCAGGAAGGTATTATTGCCCGGTGGCTCAGAGTGCTCAGAAAAAGATTGTAA
- a CDS encoding substrate-binding domain-containing protein, producing MRRIICFRVLPFLLLTVFLIGAGVTGCAKESKENKKFVIGFSQVTVKEPWRVVFNEKLKSHADELADRVELIMLDADDKTENQVEHVKTFISKRVDAILISPKEASGCSRVIQEATESGIPVIVLDRATTYKNYAAFVGGDNMDIGRAAGKYAVELLGGAGKAKGKVYEICGGLASTPAQERRDGFHEIVGKEAGIELIGGLDGDWKLDRAKAITQDALQVHKDIDVIYAHNDPMAYGAYQAAKELGMEKKIKFIGIDALPNEGCVWVRDGILTATFLYPTPGAAGLDIALDILEKKRPVNPGERITLPTAQITQENVNEFLK from the coding sequence ATGAGACGGATTATATGTTTCAGAGTATTACCATTCCTTTTGCTCACGGTGTTTCTGATCGGAGCCGGTGTTACAGGCTGTGCAAAAGAGTCGAAAGAGAATAAAAAATTCGTTATCGGGTTTTCACAGGTGACTGTCAAGGAACCGTGGCGCGTGGTGTTCAACGAAAAACTCAAAAGCCATGCCGACGAGCTTGCCGACAGGGTCGAACTTATCATGCTCGATGCAGATGACAAGACCGAGAACCAGGTCGAGCATGTCAAGACCTTCATCTCGAAGCGTGTCGATGCCATTCTGATCTCGCCCAAAGAGGCGTCGGGGTGTTCACGGGTTATTCAGGAGGCGACCGAATCGGGTATCCCGGTCATTGTCCTCGACCGTGCGACCACCTACAAGAATTATGCCGCTTTTGTCGGCGGCGACAACATGGACATCGGGCGCGCCGCGGGAAAGTATGCGGTCGAGCTCCTCGGCGGTGCCGGGAAAGCGAAAGGCAAGGTTTACGAGATATGCGGCGGGCTGGCGTCGACACCCGCTCAGGAACGCCGTGACGGTTTCCACGAGATTGTCGGGAAAGAGGCGGGGATCGAGCTGATCGGCGGTCTGGACGGCGACTGGAAGCTCGACAGGGCGAAAGCGATCACTCAGGACGCCCTCCAGGTTCACAAGGACATCGATGTCATTTACGCGCATAACGACCCCATGGCATATGGAGCATACCAGGCCGCAAAAGAGCTCGGGATGGAAAAGAAAATTAAGTTCATCGGTATCGATGCGCTTCCGAACGAAGGGTGCGTATGGGTGCGGGACGGTATCCTCACCGCGACGTTCCTGTATCCCACTCCCGGGGCTGCTGGTCTCGATATCGCGCTCGATATACTGGAAAAGAAGCGGCCCGTAAATCCGGGTGAGCGGATCACCCTGCCGACCGCGCAGATAACGCAGGAGAATGTGAATGAGTTTCTCAAGTGA
- a CDS encoding beta-lactamase family protein: protein MKNLFRTMLYCIVCGFSLAALSWGQGLPSAAPGDVGFSPERLNRIAPVMQQYVDQNRIAGCLVLVARHGKVAYFKEFGMSDKEAGKPMKSDAIFRIASMSKPVTATAVMMLYEEGRFLLSDPVSKYIPEFRNMQVLVADSGGGSMKLVPATREITIRMLLNHTSGITYGGGKLSDYYTKAGISTGLRSEDGTIGDMVKKLAGLPLNHNPGDEWAYGLSQDVLGYFVEVVSGMPFDRFLEERIFKPLGMKDTCFFPPEAKLPRVATLYIKNKEGGIDRQKPEDARALYYGPRKYFSGGGGLHSTVSDYARFAQMLLNGGELDGVRLLSRKSVELMTSDSTGGIDILGDSPDTRATHGDRYGLGLGIHLSPADMESSGTFGWGGAFHTLFWVDPKEDLIGIFMSQLGGEGDKSQHRKLNVLVYQAIID from the coding sequence ATGAAAAATCTTTTTCGTACGATGTTATATTGTATCGTTTGCGGATTTTCCCTTGCTGCTCTCTCATGGGGACAGGGCCTCCCGTCTGCGGCACCGGGAGATGTCGGATTTTCGCCCGAGCGTTTGAACCGTATCGCTCCTGTCATGCAGCAGTATGTCGATCAGAACAGGATTGCAGGATGCCTCGTTCTCGTTGCCCGTCACGGAAAGGTGGCTTATTTCAAAGAATTCGGCATGTCGGACAAAGAGGCGGGGAAACCGATGAAATCCGATGCCATTTTCCGGATAGCCTCCATGTCCAAACCGGTTACGGCCACGGCGGTCATGATGCTGTACGAGGAGGGGCGTTTCCTCCTCAGCGACCCGGTTTCAAAGTACATTCCCGAATTCAGGAATATGCAGGTTCTGGTCGCTGATTCCGGCGGCGGTTCCATGAAGCTCGTTCCTGCCACCCGCGAGATAACGATACGGATGCTCCTGAATCATACGTCCGGCATAACATATGGTGGCGGAAAACTCAGTGATTATTATACCAAAGCCGGAATTTCGACCGGTCTGAGATCCGAGGACGGAACGATAGGCGACATGGTCAAAAAACTGGCGGGTCTTCCGCTCAACCATAATCCGGGTGACGAGTGGGCGTATGGATTGTCTCAGGATGTGCTCGGGTATTTCGTGGAGGTCGTTTCCGGCATGCCGTTCGACCGTTTTCTGGAAGAACGGATTTTCAAGCCCCTCGGCATGAAGGATACCTGTTTTTTCCCGCCGGAGGCAAAGCTGCCGCGGGTTGCCACGCTCTATATCAAGAATAAAGAGGGTGGTATCGACCGTCAGAAGCCCGAAGATGCCCGCGCACTGTATTATGGCCCCCGTAAATATTTTTCCGGTGGCGGGGGATTGCATTCGACGGTATCCGATTATGCCCGGTTCGCCCAGATGCTTCTCAACGGCGGGGAGCTTGACGGCGTCCGCCTGCTCAGCCGTAAGTCGGTCGAGCTCATGACCTCCGATTCCACCGGCGGAATCGATATTCTGGGTGATTCTCCCGATACCCGCGCGACTCACGGCGACCGGTACGGGCTCGGACTTGGCATTCACCTCTCGCCGGCCGATATGGAATCTTCGGGAACGTTCGGATGGGGCGGCGCTTTCCATACGCTCTTCTGGGTCGATCCGAAGGAGGATTTGATCGGGATTTTCATGTCCCAGCTCGGCGGGGAGGGCGACAAGTCCCAGCACAGAAAACTCAATGTCCTCGTGTATCAGGCGATTATCGATTGA
- a CDS encoding SGNH/GDSL hydrolase family protein, whose amino-acid sequence MRLLRITLPFTIVSLFIVVFAGVCNAAEPLAPSLARSEPGDSTLWYDIRNLDVEGRGWTDTKAFYDRLPSKAEGVVREPVWNLSRHSAGICVRFITDAKSISARWTLTSESLAMPHMPATGVSGLDLYVRMEYGQWRWLANGRPTEYPTNTAQLAANLPPGKREYMLYLPLYNGVSAVEIGIPKDAGLAKADSRGPGRDKPIVFYGTSITQGGCASRPGMVHTAILGRWLNYPVINLGFSGNGRMEPEMADLFAELDPSVYVLDCLPNMVADEITERVEPFVRTLRKTHPDTPILFVEDRTYPNSFLVESNKKRNTENRAAYQKAFARLVASGVRNLYYLPGEQLLSEDGEDTVDGSHPTDLGFMHQAEALYKALAPILEVDR is encoded by the coding sequence ATGCGTTTGTTACGGATTACCTTACCGTTTACGATTGTATCGTTGTTTATCGTGGTGTTCGCAGGTGTCTGCAATGCTGCCGAACCGCTCGCGCCGTCGCTTGCCCGGAGCGAACCCGGTGATTCGACATTGTGGTATGATATCCGTAATCTCGATGTCGAGGGACGCGGCTGGACAGACACCAAAGCGTTCTACGACCGTCTGCCGTCGAAAGCGGAGGGTGTCGTGCGCGAACCTGTCTGGAACCTGAGCCGTCACTCCGCGGGAATATGTGTGCGGTTCATTACCGATGCGAAATCGATTTCGGCGCGGTGGACGCTTACCTCCGAGAGCCTGGCCATGCCTCATATGCCGGCAACGGGAGTGAGCGGACTCGACCTGTATGTACGGATGGAATACGGGCAGTGGCGCTGGCTTGCAAACGGCCGCCCGACCGAGTATCCGACCAACACCGCGCAGCTTGCGGCGAATCTGCCGCCCGGAAAGCGCGAATACATGCTTTATCTCCCGCTCTACAATGGTGTCTCGGCGGTCGAGATCGGTATTCCGAAAGATGCCGGTCTTGCCAAAGCCGATTCCCGCGGCCCCGGAAGGGACAAACCGATTGTGTTCTACGGAACCTCGATCACGCAGGGTGGGTGTGCTTCACGGCCCGGGATGGTGCATACCGCGATTTTGGGGCGATGGCTCAATTATCCCGTCATCAATCTGGGTTTCTCCGGAAACGGAAGAATGGAGCCGGAAATGGCGGACCTGTTCGCCGAGCTCGATCCGTCCGTCTATGTGCTCGACTGCCTGCCGAACATGGTGGCTGATGAAATAACAGAACGCGTGGAGCCGTTTGTCCGCACTCTGCGGAAGACGCATCCCGACACGCCCATTCTGTTCGTGGAAGACCGGACATACCCGAATTCGTTTCTCGTGGAATCGAACAAAAAACGTAACACGGAGAATCGCGCCGCATATCAAAAGGCATTTGCCCGTCTCGTGGCATCGGGAGTCAGGAACCTGTACTATCTGCCGGGCGAACAACTTCTCAGCGAGGACGGTGAAGACACGGTGGACGGTTCCCATCCGACCGATCTCGGTTTCATGCATCAGGCAGAGGCTCTCTACAAAGCGCTCGCGCCGATTCTGGAGGTTGACCGGTGA
- a CDS encoding DUF5703 domain-containing protein — translation MCLLLLSCTEKKPPEESGTDPLVPYNVVWKTPSLDSSGSMPIGNGDIGLNVWVEGDGDLLFYIGKTDSWSENCRLLKLGRVRVNLTPNPFVKGNPFCQTLRLRTGEIEITAGPDDSAVKLRVWVDAHNPVIRVEAEGKKKFDVRVQLECWRKERRQLTGDELFSAYGITGGPQPVFVEPDSIMDGLSDRIVWYHRNERSCYEETLGLQHLGDLVERYPDPLLNRTFGGCMKGKGLTPVNDTTLSSSKPRKRFTCTIYTLTAQTGTIGEWLDRLNRAVAETDRKDLEKTRSSHRAWWNDFWNRSWIYASGSPDAKTVSQGYVLQNWINACGGRGDYPIKFNGSIFTVDAAIKDRRFDADYRSWGGSYWFQNTRLPYWSMPAAGNFDLMEPLFRMYLDTLPMARERTKAYYGHDGAYFPETMYFWGTYNNDNYGWERTDEPPGMTVNRYIRYEWQGGIELSAMMLDYYVMTQDERFLKDTLVPFANEILTFYDKHYPRDGNGRIRFEPAQALETYWDSVNPMPEIAGLQCVLNRLLELPESCTAESQRTLWRRIRDELPPIPTAEADGQTVLSPAQIMGPKNNRENPELYAVFPYGLYSVGKKDIDVALRTFERRVHKSTGGWQQDAIQAAMLGLTGEAVRMVTANFRAKNEGSRFPAFWGPNFDWLPDQTHGCVAMTALQRMLMQTDGRVIRLFPAWPRTWDVNFRLFAPFRTIVEGEVRNGSLVRLDVQPEARRADVEIMEMK, via the coding sequence GTGTGCCTGTTATTGCTTTCGTGTACGGAGAAAAAGCCTCCTGAGGAAAGCGGAACCGATCCGCTTGTCCCGTACAACGTTGTCTGGAAAACACCGAGCCTTGATTCTTCCGGTTCCATGCCGATCGGTAACGGCGATATAGGCCTGAACGTATGGGTCGAGGGGGACGGCGATCTCCTTTTTTACATCGGCAAAACCGATTCATGGAGCGAAAACTGCCGTCTTCTCAAGCTCGGACGGGTGCGGGTGAATCTTACGCCGAATCCCTTTGTGAAGGGCAATCCGTTCTGCCAGACTCTCCGTCTCCGCACCGGGGAAATCGAGATTACCGCCGGTCCCGACGATTCCGCTGTGAAGCTCCGTGTATGGGTCGATGCGCATAATCCTGTTATCCGTGTCGAAGCCGAGGGAAAGAAGAAATTCGATGTTCGTGTGCAGTTAGAGTGCTGGCGTAAAGAACGCCGTCAGCTTACGGGGGATGAGCTTTTTTCCGCGTATGGTATTACGGGCGGTCCGCAGCCGGTATTTGTCGAGCCTGACAGTATTATGGACGGTTTGAGCGACCGGATTGTCTGGTATCACCGCAACGAACGCTCATGCTATGAGGAGACGCTCGGTCTTCAGCACCTCGGCGACCTTGTCGAACGGTATCCCGATCCCCTGCTGAACCGCACGTTCGGCGGATGTATGAAAGGGAAGGGACTGACCCCTGTCAATGATACGACACTGTCGTCATCGAAGCCCCGTAAACGCTTCACATGTACGATCTATACCCTGACGGCACAGACGGGGACTATCGGCGAGTGGCTCGACAGACTGAACCGGGCTGTCGCGGAAACCGACCGGAAAGACCTCGAAAAAACCCGCTCCTCGCACCGTGCATGGTGGAATGATTTCTGGAACAGAAGCTGGATTTATGCGAGCGGCTCTCCGGATGCAAAAACGGTCTCGCAGGGATATGTGCTTCAGAACTGGATAAATGCGTGCGGCGGTCGCGGTGATTACCCGATCAAATTCAACGGTTCGATCTTCACGGTGGATGCGGCGATCAAAGACCGGCGATTCGACGCCGACTACCGGTCGTGGGGAGGATCGTACTGGTTTCAGAATACCCGTCTGCCATACTGGTCGATGCCTGCCGCGGGTAATTTCGATCTGATGGAGCCGCTGTTCAGAATGTATCTCGATACGCTCCCCATGGCGCGGGAACGGACAAAGGCGTATTACGGTCATGATGGCGCATATTTCCCCGAAACCATGTATTTCTGGGGAACGTACAACAATGACAATTATGGATGGGAACGCACGGATGAACCGCCCGGGATGACGGTCAACCGGTATATCCGCTATGAATGGCAGGGCGGAATCGAGCTGAGCGCCATGATGCTCGATTATTACGTCATGACGCAAGATGAAAGGTTCCTGAAGGATACTCTTGTTCCGTTTGCCAATGAGATTCTTACCTTTTACGACAAGCACTATCCCCGTGACGGAAACGGGCGAATACGTTTCGAGCCTGCGCAGGCCCTCGAAACCTACTGGGATTCGGTGAATCCCATGCCGGAGATTGCGGGATTGCAGTGTGTGCTGAACAGGCTTCTGGAACTGCCCGAAAGTTGTACGGCCGAATCGCAGCGTACGCTATGGCGGCGTATCCGTGACGAGCTCCCACCAATTCCGACCGCAGAAGCCGACGGACAGACGGTACTGTCTCCGGCGCAGATCATGGGACCGAAGAACAATCGGGAGAATCCCGAATTGTACGCTGTTTTCCCCTACGGACTTTACAGCGTGGGCAAAAAAGACATCGATGTCGCGCTGCGGACATTCGAACGCCGGGTTCACAAGAGCACCGGCGGCTGGCAGCAGGATGCGATACAGGCTGCGATGCTTGGTTTGACCGGAGAGGCTGTGCGTATGGTGACCGCGAATTTCAGAGCAAAAAACGAAGGAAGCCGGTTTCCCGCCTTCTGGGGGCCGAATTTCGACTGGCTGCCCGACCAGACTCACGGCTGTGTGGCAATGACCGCCCTCCAGCGTATGCTGATGCAGACCGATGGCCGCGTTATCCGACTTTTTCCCGCATGGCCCCGAACGTGGGATGTGAATTTCAGGCTTTTTGCTCCTTTCAGGACGATTGTCGAAGGAGAAGTCCGGAACGGCTCGCTCGTACGGCTGGATGTTCAGCCTGAAGCACGCCGCGCGGATGTGGAGATAATGGAAATGAAATAA